A portion of the Polaribacter cellanae genome contains these proteins:
- the rpoC gene encoding DNA-directed RNA polymerase subunit beta': MARKQEKYTVKKFNKISIGLSSPEAILEASRGEVLKPETINYRTHKPERDGLFCERIFGPVKDYECACGKYKRIRYKGIVCDRCGVEVTEKKVRRDRVGHINLVVPVAHIWYFRSLPNKMGYLLGLPSKKLDMIIYYERYVVIQPGIAKGPEGEPLQKMDFLTEEEYLDIVDELPQENQYKDDADPDKFIAKMGAECLIDLLARIDLDALSFELRHKANTETSKQRKTEALKRLNVVEAFRDSQKNRENNPEWMIMKAVPVIPPELRPLVPLDGGRFATSDLNDLYRRVIIRNNRLKRLVEIKAPEVILRNEKRMLQESVDSLFDNTRKSSAVKTESNRPLKSLSDSLKGKQGRFRQNLLGKRVDYSARSVIVVGPELKLSECGIPKDMAAELYKPFVIRKLIERGIVKTVKSAKKIIDRKEPVVWDILENVIKGHPVLLNRAPTLHRLGIQAFQPKLIEGKAIQLHPLVCTAFNADFDGDQMAVHLPLGPEAILEAQILMLASHNILNPANGAPVTVPSQDMVLGLYYMTKERISTPEVPIKGEGLTFYSPEEVTIAFNEEKVDLNAGIKVRTYDVDENGEQVRKIIKTTVGRVLFNEKVPPAAGYINEVLTKKNLRGIIGGILKATDIPTTGEFLDQIKNMGYKFAFQGGLSFSLGDIIIPDEKQSMIDEANKEVDIIVGNYNMGMLTQKERYNQVIDVWGSTNNRLTELSMKNLREDQQGFNSVYMMLDSGARGSKEQIRQLTGMRGLMAKPKKSTAGGGEIIENPILSNFKEGLSILEYFISTHGARKGLADTALKTADAGYLTRRLVDVSQDVIINEEDCGTLRGLEVAPLKKNDEIVESLADRIEGRISLNNVYHPLTDELLLEANQPITSQLAEAVDKSGIDSVEVRSPLSCESSKGICAKCYGQSLSTRNKVQIGEAVGVIAAQSIGEPGTQLTLRTFHVGGVAGNISEDNKLVAKFDGNVTIEDLRTVVGKDSDGNEVDIVISRTAEIKIVDKKTGITQSTNILPYGSIIFDKDRKTIKKGDAIVQWDPFNGVIVSEFGGKVKFDNLEQGINYSVEIDEQTGFQEKVMIDSKNKKIIASLIIEDKDGNALRSYSLPVGAHLMVSDGDKVEQGHTLVKIPRKSGKAGDITGGLPRVTELFEARNPSNPSVVSEIDGVVSFGKIKRGNREIIVESKTEDVRKYLVKLSNQILVQENDFIKAGMPLSDGATTPSDILRIKGPSAVQEYLVNEIQEVYRLQGVKINDKHFEVVVRQMMRKVRIIDSGDTLFLENQLIHKNDFIEENDAIYGMKVIESAGDSENLKEGQIISARQLRDENSLLRRNDKNLVEARDAKPATAEQVLQGITRASLQTKSFISAASFQETTKVLNEAAVSGKVDTLEGLKENVIVGKKIPAGTGMRAYDKIIVGPKDEIEQSF; encoded by the coding sequence ATGGCAAGAAAACAAGAGAAGTACACTGTAAAAAAGTTTAATAAAATCTCGATTGGTTTATCATCTCCAGAAGCAATTTTAGAAGCTTCAAGAGGAGAGGTGTTAAAACCAGAAACTATAAATTATCGAACACACAAACCAGAAAGAGATGGTTTATTTTGTGAGCGTATTTTTGGTCCTGTAAAGGATTACGAATGTGCTTGTGGAAAATACAAAAGAATTCGTTATAAAGGAATCGTTTGTGATAGATGTGGGGTCGAAGTAACAGAAAAGAAAGTACGTAGAGATAGAGTAGGGCACATTAATTTAGTGGTTCCTGTTGCTCATATTTGGTACTTTAGATCATTACCTAACAAAATGGGATACCTTTTAGGTTTGCCATCTAAAAAGTTAGATATGATAATTTACTACGAACGTTACGTAGTAATTCAACCAGGTATTGCAAAAGGACCTGAAGGTGAACCGTTACAAAAAATGGACTTCTTAACAGAAGAAGAATACTTGGATATTGTTGATGAGTTACCACAAGAAAATCAATATAAAGATGATGCAGACCCAGATAAGTTTATCGCTAAAATGGGTGCAGAATGTTTAATTGATTTATTAGCACGTATCGATTTAGATGCTTTGTCTTTTGAATTAAGGCACAAAGCAAATACAGAAACATCTAAACAACGTAAAACAGAAGCACTAAAACGTTTAAATGTTGTTGAAGCATTCAGAGATTCTCAAAAAAATAGAGAAAACAATCCTGAGTGGATGATTATGAAGGCAGTACCAGTAATTCCACCAGAATTACGTCCATTAGTACCTTTAGATGGTGGCCGTTTCGCAACATCAGATTTAAATGATTTATATAGAAGAGTAATTATTAGAAACAATCGTTTAAAAAGATTGGTTGAGATAAAAGCTCCTGAAGTTATTTTACGTAACGAAAAGCGTATGTTACAAGAATCTGTAGATTCATTATTTGACAACACACGTAAATCATCAGCAGTAAAAACAGAATCTAACAGACCTTTAAAATCTTTATCAGATTCATTAAAAGGTAAACAAGGACGTTTCCGTCAGAATTTATTAGGAAAACGTGTAGATTATTCAGCACGTTCTGTAATTGTTGTTGGGCCAGAATTAAAACTATCAGAATGTGGTATCCCAAAAGATATGGCAGCTGAATTGTACAAGCCTTTTGTAATTAGAAAACTAATTGAAAGAGGAATTGTAAAAACAGTAAAATCTGCTAAGAAAATAATAGATAGAAAAGAACCAGTTGTTTGGGATATTTTAGAAAATGTAATTAAAGGACATCCAGTTTTATTAAACAGAGCTCCTACCTTACACAGATTGGGTATACAAGCATTTCAACCAAAATTAATTGAAGGAAAAGCAATTCAACTACACCCATTAGTTTGTACTGCCTTTAATGCCGATTTTGATGGAGATCAAATGGCGGTTCACTTACCATTAGGACCAGAAGCTATATTAGAAGCACAAATATTAATGTTGGCTTCACATAATATCTTAAACCCTGCCAATGGTGCACCAGTAACTGTACCTTCTCAGGATATGGTACTTGGTTTATACTATATGACAAAAGAAAGAATTTCTACTCCAGAAGTACCAATTAAAGGAGAAGGATTAACTTTCTATTCACCAGAAGAAGTAACGATTGCTTTTAACGAAGAAAAAGTTGACTTAAATGCTGGTATTAAAGTAAGAACTTACGATGTTGATGAGAATGGAGAACAAGTTAGAAAAATTATAAAAACTACTGTTGGTAGAGTTTTATTTAACGAAAAAGTTCCTCCTGCTGCTGGTTACATTAATGAAGTATTAACTAAGAAAAACTTACGTGGAATTATTGGTGGAATTTTAAAAGCTACAGATATTCCTACAACAGGAGAATTCTTAGATCAAATAAAAAATATGGGATATAAATTCGCCTTCCAAGGTGGTTTATCTTTCTCTTTAGGGGATATTATTATTCCTGATGAAAAACAATCTATGATTGATGAAGCCAACAAAGAAGTGGATATCATCGTAGGAAACTATAATATGGGTATGTTAACGCAAAAAGAGCGTTACAATCAGGTAATTGATGTTTGGGGATCTACCAACAATAGATTAACCGAATTATCTATGAAGAATTTGCGTGAAGACCAGCAAGGTTTCAACTCAGTGTACATGATGCTTGATTCTGGAGCAAGGGGTTCTAAAGAACAAATTCGTCAGTTAACAGGTATGCGTGGATTAATGGCGAAACCTAAAAAATCTACAGCAGGTGGTGGAGAAATTATTGAAAACCCAATTCTTTCTAACTTTAAAGAAGGTTTATCGATTTTAGAATACTTTATTTCAACTCACGGTGCACGTAAAGGATTGGCAGATACCGCTTTAAAAACGGCAGATGCAGGTTACTTAACACGTAGATTGGTAGATGTTTCTCAAGATGTTATTATTAATGAAGAAGATTGTGGAACTTTAAGAGGATTAGAAGTAGCTCCATTGAAGAAAAATGATGAGATTGTAGAATCTTTAGCAGACAGAATCGAAGGAAGAATTTCTTTAAACAACGTTTATCATCCATTAACAGACGAACTTCTTTTAGAAGCAAATCAGCCAATTACATCTCAATTAGCAGAGGCTGTTGATAAGTCTGGAATTGATAGTGTAGAAGTAAGATCTCCATTATCATGTGAGTCTTCCAAAGGTATTTGTGCAAAATGTTACGGACAGAGTTTATCTACTCGTAATAAAGTACAAATTGGTGAGGCAGTTGGTGTAATTGCAGCACAATCTATTGGAGAACCAGGTACACAGTTAACATTACGTACATTCCACGTTGGTGGGGTTGCAGGTAACATTTCAGAAGACAATAAGCTTGTTGCGAAGTTCGATGGAAATGTAACTATAGAAGATTTAAGAACAGTAGTAGGTAAAGATAGTGATGGAAACGAAGTAGATATCGTTATTTCTAGAACTGCCGAAATTAAAATTGTAGATAAGAAAACAGGAATTACACAAAGTACAAATATTTTACCTTATGGTTCTATTATTTTTGATAAAGATAGAAAGACCATCAAAAAAGGAGATGCTATTGTACAATGGGATCCATTTAATGGTGTAATTGTTTCTGAATTCGGTGGAAAAGTGAAGTTTGACAATTTAGAGCAAGGAATCAACTACTCTGTAGAAATTGATGAACAAACAGGTTTCCAAGAAAAAGTAATGATCGATTCTAAGAACAAGAAAATTATCGCGTCTTTAATTATAGAAGATAAAGATGGTAACGCTTTACGTTCTTACAGTTTACCAGTAGGTGCACACTTAATGGTAAGTGATGGAGATAAAGTAGAACAAGGCCATACTTTAGTTAAAATACCAAGAAAATCTGGTAAAGCAGGAGATATTACTGGAGGTTTACCACGTGTAACAGAATTATTCGAAGCACGTAATCCTTCTAACCCTTCTGTAGTTTCAGAGATTGATGGTGTTGTATCTTTCGGAAAAATTAAAAGAGGAAATAGAGAAATTATTGTTGAATCTAAAACAGAAGACGTTAGAAAGTATTTAGTAAAACTATCGAACCAGATTTTAGTTCAAGAAAATGACTTTATTAAAGCAGGAATGCCATTATCAGACGGAGCAACAACGCCTTCAGATATTTTAAGAATTAAAGGACCATCTGCAGTACAAGAATACTTAGTAAACGAAATACAAGAAGTATATCGTCTACAGGGTGTAAAAATTAACGACAAACATTTTGAAGTTGTAGTTCGTCAAATGATGCGTAAAGTTAGAATTATAGATTCTGGAGACACATTGTTCCTAGAAAATCAATTAATTCATAAAAACGACTTTATCGAAGAAAACGATGCAATTTATGGAATGAAAGTTATTGAAAGTGCTGGGGATTCTGAAAACTTAAAAGAAGGGCAAATTATTTCTGCACGTCAACTAAGAGACGAAAATTCTTTATTAAGAAGAAACGATAAGAATTTAGTAGAAGCAAGAGATGCAAAACCAGCAACAGCAGAGCAAGTTTTACAAGGTATTACAAGAGCTTCCTTACAAACAAAATCGTTTATTTCTGCAGCTTCTTTCCAAGAAACTACAAAAGTATTAAACGAAGCTGCTGTAAGTGGTAAAGTAGATACTTTAGAAGGCTTGAAAGAGAATGTAATTGTTGGTAAGAAAATACCAGCAGGAACAGGAATGAGAGCTTACGATAAAATAATCGTAGGACCTAAAGACGAAATAGAACAAAGTTTCTAA
- a CDS encoding sigma-54-dependent transcriptional regulator, with protein sequence MKQILLVEDDITFSKMLKHFLERNKYVVDVSFNMRSASAQLKKNNYDLVFTDLRLPDGNGIDLLKQIKDENTNIPVVLLTSYAEVSTAVQAMKQGAFDYISKPLNPDEVLEVVSNALEIKKENKSKAANTSKKENNTSNKNNNTNSKPEFVKGISAESKVLNEYIELVAPTNISVLITGESGTGKEVVAKSIHLKSTRSDKPFIAVDCGSIPKEIASSEFFGHKKGSFTGAINDKIGHFEAANGGTLFLDEVGNLSYENQIQLLRALQERKVKPIGSSSEIMVDIRLVTATNEDLLEAVKKGDFREDLYHRLNEFSIKVPSLKDRNDDIILYADFFLDKANKELNKSIVGFSKEVLTFFQSYQWPGNLRELSNFIKRATLLSQEDIIDKSVLPEEMLQAQNNTKVHKFSTKENEKELIIRALKEASNNKTQAAKLLRITRKTLYNKMKEYSLN encoded by the coding sequence ATGAAACAGATACTATTAGTTGAAGATGATATTACGTTCTCTAAAATGTTAAAACATTTTCTAGAACGTAATAAATATGTAGTAGATGTAAGTTTTAATATGCGAAGTGCTTCAGCTCAATTAAAAAAAAATAATTACGATTTAGTTTTTACAGATTTAAGACTCCCAGATGGAAATGGAATAGATTTATTAAAACAAATAAAAGACGAAAACACCAATATTCCTGTTGTTTTGTTAACTAGTTATGCAGAAGTTTCTACAGCAGTACAAGCAATGAAGCAAGGCGCATTCGATTATATTTCTAAACCTTTAAACCCAGATGAAGTGTTAGAGGTGGTTAGCAATGCTTTAGAAATTAAAAAAGAGAACAAAAGTAAGGCTGCTAATACTTCTAAAAAAGAAAATAATACTTCAAACAAAAATAACAATACCAACTCTAAACCTGAATTTGTAAAAGGTATTAGTGCAGAGTCTAAAGTTTTAAATGAATATATAGAACTTGTGGCACCAACTAATATTTCTGTTTTAATAACAGGAGAAAGTGGTACTGGAAAAGAAGTTGTAGCAAAAAGTATCCATTTAAAAAGTACAAGAAGCGATAAGCCATTTATTGCTGTAGACTGTGGTTCTATACCAAAAGAAATTGCTTCAAGTGAATTTTTCGGACACAAAAAAGGTTCGTTCACAGGAGCCATTAATGATAAAATAGGGCATTTCGAAGCTGCAAATGGAGGTACACTTTTCTTAGATGAAGTAGGTAATTTATCTTATGAAAATCAAATACAATTATTGCGTGCTTTACAAGAAAGAAAAGTAAAACCTATAGGAAGTAGTAGTGAAATTATGGTAGATATTCGTTTGGTTACTGCAACAAATGAAGATTTATTAGAAGCTGTTAAAAAAGGAGATTTTCGAGAAGATTTATACCATCGTTTAAATGAATTTTCTATAAAAGTGCCTAGTTTAAAAGATAGAAACGACGATATAATTTTGTATGCAGATTTCTTTCTAGACAAAGCTAACAAAGAATTAAACAAATCTATAGTTGGCTTTTCAAAAGAAGTTTTAACGTTCTTTCAAAGTTATCAATGGCCTGGAAATCTAAGAGAATTATCTAACTTTATAAAAAGAGCCACTTTATTGTCGCAAGAAGATATTATAGATAAAAGTGTTTTGCCAGAAGAAATGCTTCAAGCGCAAAATAATACAAAGGTTCATAAATTTTCTACGAAAGAAAATGAAAAAGAACTTATTATTAGAGCACTAAAAGAAGCTAGTAATAATAAAACACAAGCCGCTAAATTACTACGAATTACAAGAAAAACACTTTATAATAAAATGAAGGAATACAGTCTTAATTAA
- a CDS encoding DUF3467 domain-containing protein — protein sequence MEENQNKEGQLNIELDQEVAEGTYSNLAIINHSVSEFIVDFINIMPGVPKAKVKSRIILTPQHAKRLTQALADNVRKFEEAHGEIKDYEQPPIPMNFGPTGQA from the coding sequence ATGGAAGAAAATCAAAACAAAGAAGGGCAATTAAATATAGAGCTAGATCAAGAAGTAGCAGAAGGAACGTATTCTAATTTGGCAATAATTAATCATTCTGTATCAGAATTTATTGTCGATTTTATAAACATTATGCCAGGTGTACCAAAGGCAAAAGTAAAATCGAGAATTATATTAACACCACAGCATGCAAAAAGATTAACACAAGCATTGGCAGACAATGTTCGTAAGTTCGAAGAAGCTCATGGAGAAATAAAAGACTATGAGCAACCACCAATTCCAATGAATTTTGGTCCTACAGGACAGGCTTAA
- a CDS encoding ATP-binding response regulator: MKKKIDSLISISKNMLEKAQKETLKQRISLLRKESQLIENDLIISRKLQELLNTLEKDVVAYNNSINKQREKTLSRSKNIILLAAGLSMLIIIFFSITFLNDFWKSQRYRKQLEKANEKTSSLLKNREQIISMVSHDLRTPLSTITGYSELLQNSKYTTKESNYIDHISNASKYMGQLVNDLMEFSKLESGETLLESIPFDLKKLINEVTLSAKTLIKNKPIEFAVKHGSKLNHSIISDPFRIKQILTNLITNACKFTKQGSITIESFLKMNGNEQILEISVNDTGIGISKEQQKTIFKAFTQADTTKKSNRNGFGLGLTISKKLTELLNGTLTLKSELSKGSVFTLKIPVKISSEPIKSSESPKPEVIFNLNAIVVEDDASIRQLLKDFLKQYAIKSYIFSDAQSALEAVDDIPYDFVLTDIQLPKMNGIHFMETLKKQESYNNQPIIAMTGRLHLSKDDYANSGFSEVLIKPFRAIDLQNILHQFFGSNFLKSKTTYKINDDKHTNEFNITSLKTFLNNDSIAIKKTLAVFLQDTKKNILLLKQAKENSDLQTFNLISHTMLSMFKQLDARNIVPFLETFENAKSIDNKLFTDFKNALENFIKSLTSYLN; encoded by the coding sequence ATGAAAAAAAAAATTGATTCTTTAATATCCATCTCCAAAAACATGTTGGAGAAAGCACAAAAAGAAACTTTAAAACAACGAATATCTTTACTAAGAAAAGAAAGTCAATTAATAGAAAATGATTTGATAATTTCAAGAAAACTACAAGAGTTACTAAATACTTTAGAAAAAGATGTTGTTGCTTACAACAATAGTATTAATAAACAAAGAGAAAAAACGTTAAGTCGTAGTAAAAACATTATTTTACTTGCTGCAGGGCTTAGTATGTTGATAATCATATTTTTTTCTATCACCTTTTTAAATGATTTTTGGAAAAGCCAGCGTTATCGAAAACAATTAGAAAAAGCCAATGAAAAAACATCCTCTCTTCTAAAAAATAGAGAACAAATAATTTCTATGGTTAGCCACGACTTGCGAACACCTCTTAGCACAATTACGGGTTATAGCGAATTGCTTCAAAACTCGAAATATACCACTAAAGAGAGTAATTATATCGACCATATTTCAAATGCTTCAAAATATATGGGACAGTTGGTAAACGATCTTATGGAATTTTCTAAACTTGAAAGTGGAGAAACTTTGCTTGAATCTATTCCTTTTGATTTAAAAAAACTAATTAATGAAGTTACTTTAAGCGCTAAAACTTTAATTAAAAATAAACCTATCGAGTTTGCTGTAAAGCATGGCTCAAAATTAAACCATTCTATTATTAGTGACCCCTTTAGAATAAAACAAATTCTAACAAACTTAATTACAAATGCTTGTAAATTTACTAAGCAAGGCTCTATAACTATAGAGAGTTTTTTAAAGATGAATGGTAATGAACAAATTTTAGAAATCTCTGTAAACGATACTGGAATAGGTATTTCTAAGGAACAGCAAAAAACTATTTTTAAAGCTTTTACACAGGCAGATACAACTAAAAAAAGTAATCGAAACGGTTTTGGATTAGGTTTAACCATTTCTAAGAAACTAACAGAATTATTAAATGGTACGTTAACTTTAAAAAGCGAACTTTCTAAAGGAAGTGTATTTACCCTAAAAATTCCAGTAAAGATATCTAGTGAGCCTATAAAAAGTTCAGAGAGTCCAAAGCCAGAAGTTATTTTTAATTTAAATGCAATTGTAGTCGAAGACGATGCCTCTATAAGGCAACTACTAAAAGATTTTCTTAAACAATATGCTATTAAAAGCTATATTTTTAGCGATGCACAAAGTGCTTTAGAAGCTGTTGACGATATTCCTTACGATTTTGTGTTAACAGACATTCAACTTCCAAAAATGAATGGAATCCATTTTATGGAAACTTTAAAAAAGCAAGAATCATATAACAATCAGCCAATAATTGCGATGACAGGAAGGTTGCATTTATCTAAAGACGATTATGCAAACAGTGGTTTTTCTGAGGTATTAATTAAACCTTTTCGCGCTATTGACCTGCAAAATATTTTACATCAATTTTTTGGCTCTAATTTTTTAAAATCTAAAACTACATATAAAATTAATGATGATAAGCACACAAACGAATTTAATATAACTTCACTAAAAACATTTTTAAATAACGATTCTATAGCCATTAAAAAAACATTAGCTGTTTTTTTACAAGATACAAAAAAAAATATTTTACTTTTAAAACAAGCAAAAGAAAATAGCGATTTACAAACATTTAATCTAATTAGCCATACTATGTTAAGTATGTTTAAACAATTAGACGCAAGAAATATAGTGCCTTTTTTAGAAACTTTTGAAAACGCAAAAAGCATTGATAATAAACTCTTTACAGACTTTAAAAATGCTTTAGAAAATTTTATAAAATCTTTAACCAGTTATCTTAATTAA
- a CDS encoding helix-turn-helix domain-containing protein encodes MDTFLTPIIAKKLKDFRKEKKWSQEVVAEHLGISQSTYARIEKGLCNTWLLHLKDICSLYQLELNTFLNINSQENSIQKKRQKRLTIKKLVSHYELRLQEKDIYISSLEKELLAIKKSEIL; translated from the coding sequence ATGGATACTTTTTTAACCCCTATTATTGCCAAAAAATTAAAAGATTTTAGAAAAGAGAAAAAATGGTCGCAAGAAGTTGTCGCAGAACATCTTGGCATATCGCAATCTACCTATGCCAGAATTGAAAAAGGATTGTGTAATACTTGGCTTTTACACCTTAAAGATATTTGCAGCTTATACCAATTAGAATTAAATACTTTTTTAAATATTAATTCTCAAGAGAATTCCATTCAAAAAAAACGGCAAAAAAGGCTAACCATAAAAAAATTAGTCTCTCATTACGAACTTCGTTTGCAAGAAAAAGATATTTATATTTCTTCTTTAGAGAAAGAATTGCTAGCCATAAAAAAAAGCGAAATATTATAA
- a CDS encoding M48 family metallopeptidase translates to MIKNAIITIGIVFVILGLQHIVLFLISKERKRSQLKEHLISVIGAAIFIGIPLSFLPLLMPKIANNISYLIIIFILLSSIIVSYWFVINPLKYVFRPNKFTRDNLLEEEIQREGCPFKIYFTNMVENNAFATGIIPFYKIIVIGNNLKEELSKEELKAVIYHEIGHHKNKHILKLFVVSVILQTFVFLLFFKINQIHFTHAFMEPIMVGINGAFIGFVFYYVPSKISYQFEYQADNYAANKYSKIATIGALKRLDEISNGVLTKGNATHPKLEKRLQSLEKNES, encoded by the coding sequence ATGATAAAAAATGCAATAATAACCATAGGTATTGTTTTTGTGATTTTAGGATTACAACATATTGTTCTCTTTCTTATTTCAAAAGAAAGGAAAAGATCACAGCTTAAAGAGCATCTTATATCTGTTATAGGAGCGGCTATTTTTATTGGTATTCCCTTATCTTTTTTACCATTATTAATGCCAAAAATAGCTAATAATATTAGCTACCTAATTATTATCTTTATTCTATTGTCATCTATAATAGTTTCTTATTGGTTCGTTATTAATCCATTAAAGTATGTATTTCGTCCGAATAAATTTACTAGAGACAATTTATTAGAGGAAGAAATACAACGAGAAGGATGTCCTTTTAAAATTTATTTTACCAATATGGTTGAGAATAATGCTTTTGCAACGGGTATTATTCCTTTTTATAAAATTATTGTTATTGGTAATAATCTAAAAGAAGAATTAAGTAAAGAAGAGTTAAAGGCTGTTATTTATCATGAAATAGGACATCATAAAAATAAACATATTTTAAAATTGTTTGTCGTAAGTGTAATATTACAAACCTTCGTTTTTTTACTATTTTTTAAGATTAATCAAATACATTTTACCCATGCGTTTATGGAGCCAATAATGGTTGGAATAAATGGTGCTTTTATAGGTTTTGTTTTTTATTATGTTCCAAGTAAAATTTCTTATCAATTTGAATATCAGGCAGACAATTATGCTGCAAATAAGTATAGTAAAATAGCTACCATAGGTGCTTTAAAAAGATTAGATGAAATTTCTAATGGCGTACTTACCAAAGGAAATGCTACACATCCTAAATTAGAAAAAAGGCTTCAAAGTCTAGAAAAAAATGAAAGTTAA
- a CDS encoding M48 family metalloprotease produces MILKMLVSVTVVFVILMLQHLIFFLFSKRKNKLQLKEHLISVIGAAIFIGIPLSFLPLLLTKMPNGFSYLIIVFILLSSIIVSYWFVFNPLKYVFRPNKFTRDNLLEEEIQREGYPFKIYFTNMVENNAFATGIVPFYKIIVIGNDLKEKLSKKELKAVIYHEIGHHKRKHILKLFVVNVILQTCAFLLFYTLNKIHYTHAFMEPLFGVLTAGFVGLVIFYIPSKISYQFEYQADKYAANKYSKIATINALKRLDEISNGVLTKGNATHPKLEKRLQSLEKNES; encoded by the coding sequence ATGATTTTAAAAATGCTAGTAAGTGTAACAGTAGTTTTTGTAATTTTAATGTTACAGCATCTTATTTTTTTTCTTTTTTCTAAGCGTAAAAATAAATTACAACTTAAAGAGCATCTCATATCTGTCATAGGAGCGGCTATTTTTATAGGGATTCCTTTATCGTTTTTACCTTTACTTTTGACTAAAATGCCTAACGGATTTAGCTATCTAATTATTGTATTTATCCTATTGTCATCTATCATAGTTTCTTATTGGTTCGTTTTTAATCCATTAAAGTATGTATTTCGTCCGAATAAATTTACTAGAGATAATTTATTAGAAGAAGAAATACAACGAGAAGGATATCCTTTTAAAATTTATTTTACCAACATGGTTGAGAATAATGCTTTTGCGACAGGTATTGTTCCTTTTTATAAAATTATTGTTATTGGCAACGATTTAAAAGAAAAATTAAGTAAAAAAGAATTGAAAGCCGTTATTTATCACGAAATAGGACATCATAAAAGAAAGCATATTTTAAAATTGTTTGTTGTTAACGTTATACTACAGACTTGTGCTTTTTTATTATTTTACACGCTTAATAAAATCCATTATACGCATGCTTTTATGGAGCCTTTATTTGGAGTTCTCACAGCAGGTTTTGTTGGATTGGTAATTTTTTATATTCCAAGTAAAATTTCTTATCAATTTGAATATCAGGCGGATAAATATGCTGCGAATAAGTATAGTAAAATAGCTACAATTAATGCTTTAAAAAGATTAGATGAAATTTCTAATGGCGTACTTACCAAAGGAAATGCTACACATCCTAAATTAGAAAAAAGGCTTCAAAGTCTAGAAAAAAATGAAAGTTAA